In a single window of the Thermus tengchongensis genome:
- the plsX gene encoding phosphate acyltransferase PlsX, whose product MRIALDAMGGDRGPGVTVQGALLAAKEGVEVLLVGEEVRLRAELARLGASLPIHHAPDWIPMEEHATEVRRRRESSIMVAMDLLKRGEVEAVVSMGHTGATMAAALFTLGRVKGVERPALLVEFPSQRGRTFLLDGGANADCRPSFLVQFAAMGLAYAEASGLPGAKVGLLSIGEEEGKGNALVLEAYPLLKAALGERFYGNVEGRDIFLGTAEVVVTDGFTGNVVLKLAEGEAKVLLSWIKEALTSTPLARLGALLARGALRRVRERVDPAQYGAMPLLGVEGAVFIGHGSADALAVKNALLRARSLVAAGLLDRVRAGLSALHV is encoded by the coding sequence GTGAGGATCGCCCTGGACGCCATGGGGGGGGACCGGGGCCCCGGGGTCACGGTCCAGGGGGCCCTCCTGGCGGCAAAGGAGGGGGTGGAGGTCCTCCTGGTGGGGGAGGAGGTCCGCCTGCGGGCCGAGCTTGCCCGCCTGGGGGCTTCCTTGCCCATCCACCATGCTCCGGACTGGATCCCCATGGAGGAGCACGCCACCGAGGTGAGGAGGCGCCGGGAAAGCTCCATCATGGTGGCCATGGACCTCCTGAAGCGGGGCGAGGTGGAGGCGGTGGTTTCCATGGGCCACACCGGGGCCACCATGGCCGCGGCCCTCTTTACCCTGGGGCGGGTCAAGGGGGTGGAACGGCCTGCCCTCTTGGTGGAGTTCCCCAGCCAAAGAGGGCGCACCTTCCTCCTGGACGGGGGGGCCAACGCCGACTGCAGGCCCTCTTTCTTGGTGCAGTTCGCCGCCATGGGCCTGGCCTATGCCGAGGCCTCGGGGCTTCCCGGGGCCAAGGTGGGCCTCCTCTCCATCGGGGAGGAGGAGGGGAAGGGCAACGCCTTGGTGCTGGAGGCCTACCCCCTCCTCAAGGCGGCCTTGGGGGAGCGCTTCTACGGCAACGTGGAGGGGCGGGACATCTTCTTGGGCACCGCGGAGGTGGTGGTCACCGACGGCTTTACCGGTAATGTGGTCCTGAAGCTGGCGGAGGGGGAGGCCAAGGTCCTCCTCAGCTGGATCAAGGAGGCCCTCACCTCTACTCCCCTGGCCCGGCTCGGGGCCCTCCTGGCCCGGGGGGCCTTGCGCCGGGTGCGGGAACGGGTGGATCCCGCCCAGTACGGGGCCATGCCCCTTCTGGGGGTGGAGGGGGCGGTCTTTATCGGCCACGGTTCCGCCGACGCTTTGGCGGTGAAAAA